The following proteins are encoded in a genomic region of Glycine soja cultivar W05 chromosome 17, ASM419377v2, whole genome shotgun sequence:
- the LOC114392133 gene encoding ankyrin repeat protein SKIP35-like has product MDETEVENPIFMEIKSEDKRNENQGFASEKGEGSSVVFSREAPLMRKESRMSTPYCCNAKKLKSRDVTTDCELGSNEKFGLEKKLCRQDRIELGRLFQSAVSSHDWELAESLILVADPQTLNDALCITLDSIWFLSTELELNGIMGFIKKIIANGAYDFTRAALRTSFLASCVSACQSRTMSLADTVTVMAQRLHERLQECNGDEVLKAEAGAKVQKFTEWALKCIGIHSRLQDDRENVIHSSAVEIQLRLSAFKTFLDLAGSRLTGKDFSEAFDAACFPLTLFSSSFDPGWAFGLSATVIQGLLGMLVEGGADNVNQCFLEASRFGSTELVRILLQIAQRNSLDVDVDLALGFASHYGKIGTMECLVEEGNAIAFLGPLMRAAERGCMQVVEWFVQRGCRDMELCLALTAATSSCQVHIAAYLLPHVPQQVLAALSVEILKAAGERSGGSLDGVAFLLQSDFLGDPAATYAVADIIAKSEDEAVAPELKTFLKEHWSEGAYKEGLRLGQEHYMNLVRIIRWGESPICLRDLPAPLTVAIAYLPLYRECVKTGGFLFSQRLRGQLVEAARRLGNRVLDEVIHGRELVVVLEQHLPHFLLHPTRIA; this is encoded by the exons ATGGATGAAACTGAAGTGGAAAATCCCATATTCATGGAAATTAAATCTGAAGATAAGAGAAATGAAAATCAAGGTTTTGCATCAGAGAAAGGAGAAGGTAGCAGTGTTGTTTTCTCAAGAGAAGCACCACTTATGAGGAAAGAGTCAAGAATGTCCACTCCTTATTGTTGCAATGCTAAGAAGCTCAAATCCAGGGATGTTACAACAGATTGTGAGCTTGGAAGTAATGAGAAATTTGGGTTGGAGAAGAAACTATGTAGACAAGACAGGATTGAGTTGGGTCGGTTGTTTCAGAGTGCAGTGAGTTCCCATGACTGGGAACTTGCTGAAAGTTTGATTTTGGTTGCTGATCCACAGACGCTCAATGATGCCTTGTGTATCACACTGGATTCCATCTGGTTCTTGAGCACAGAGCTAGAGCTTAATGGAATAATGGGATTTATCAAGAAGATCATTGCTAATGGTGCTTATGACTTCACAAGAGCTGCTCTAAGGACTTCATTCCTTGCTTCATGTGTCTCTGCCTGCCAGAGTAGAACAATGAGTCTTGCGGATACAGTTACTGTAATGGCCCAAAG GTTGCATGAGCGTCTCCAGGAATGCAATGGAGATGAAGTATTGAAGGCAGAAGCTGGTGCTAAGGTTCAAAAGTTTACTGAATGGGCTCTGAAATGTATAGGCATCCATTCACGACTGCAGGATGATAGGGAAAATGTGATACACAGCTCAGCCGTTGAAATCCAGCTCCGGTTATCTGCCTTCAAGACATTCCTTGATCTTGCCGGCAGCCGCCTTACAGGGAAGGACTTCAGCGAGGCCTTTGATGCGGCTTGTTTTCCTCTTACTCTTTTCTCAAGCTCATTTGATCCAGGTTGGGCATTTGGCTTGTCAGCTACTGTGATCCAAGGGTTGCTGGGCATGCTAGTGGAGGGGGGTGCAGACAATGTCAATCAGTGTTTCTTGGAGGCTTCACGTTTTGGCAGTACAGAACTTGTGCGCATACTATTGCAG ATTGCTCAAAGAAACAGCTTGGATGTTGATGTTGACTTGGCGTTGGGTTTTGCCTCCCATTATGGCAAGATAGGAACTATGGAGTGCTTGGTGGAAGAGGGAAATGCCATAGCCTTTTTGGGCCCTTTGATGAGAGCTGCTGAGAGGGGTTGCATGCAAGTTGTTGAGTGGTTTGTGCAGAGGGGTTGCCGAGACATGGAACTATGCCTTGCCCTTACAGCTGCCACTTCTAGCTGCCAAGTTCACATTGCAGCTTATCTTCTGCCGCACGTACCTCAGCAGGTCCTTGCAGCACTTAGTGTTGAAATTCTTAAGGCCGCTGGTGAGCGCAGCGGTGGATCTCTTGATGGTGTAGCATTTCTTCTCCAATCTGACTTCTTAGGTGATCCTGCAGCTACTTATGCTGTTGCAGATATTATTGCTAAATCAGAGGATGAGGCTGTTGCGCCTGAGTTGAAGACTTTTCTTAAGGAGCATTGGTCAGAAGGAGCTTACAAGGAGGGATTAAGGTTAGGGCAAGAGCATTACATGAACCTTGTGAGAATCATTAGATGGGGTGAGTCTCCTATTTGCTTAAGAGATCTTCCGGCCCCACTGACGGTGGCAATTGCTTACCTCCCACTTTATA